The Thalassotalea sediminis genome includes the window TGATCCGTCAACGATGGGTTATGGACCAGTGCCAGCAACGAAGAAAGCATTAAAACGTGCAGGTCTTTCCATTGAAGATATTCAGTTAGCAGAGTTCAATGAAGCATTTGCTGCACAAGCATTATCTTGTGTGAGAGCGTTGGGTATTGAAGATAAAATGGATGATATGATCAATTTAAATGGTGGTGCTATTGCTCTAGGTCACCCGCTAGGTTGTTCAGGTTCACGTATTTCAACAACGCTTATCAATTTAATGGAAGGTAAAGACGTAAATATTGGTCTTGCAACCATGTGTATTGGCTTAGGTCAGGGTATTGCTACAGTGTTTGAACGCGTTTAGTTTTAAAGCAATACTGATGTAGTTATTGTAATGTTTAGGCCAGCGATTTCGCTGGCCTTTTTCTTTTAAGCTATTGACAAGTAAGCAATAGTGTCAGATTTGTTTACACTTTTGTAACAATGATTTTTTCCTTCTTATTGATATTGCCCTAACTTATTGAAATATAATCGTTATTTTTATTTGGTTTATTTATTGCTAAAGGAGCGACGTTGTAATTAATTTAAGAAAGGAACTTCATAGAATGAAAAAATTTATTTCCACTGCGGCGGCGCTATTGATGAGCTTAACGGCTAATGCAACGCTTATTACTGAATCGTTTACCGGTAACTTTGATAATGACGAAAGTCGTTTTTATATTAGTTTTGATGTTACTACGGACAATTCACTTATTGAGCTAACCAGTTTGGGTTATGCTGGCGGTGTAAATGCAGAAGGAACTACGATTGCTGATGGCGGTTTTGACAGTCAGTTGTTTGTTTTTAACAGTTTAGGTAATCAACTTGCAGCTGATGATGATAGTTCTGCTATCGTATCTGCATCAAGTAATAATAGCTGGGACGCTTTCATATCAATAACGTTAGATGCAGGCTCTTATTTTGCAGTTTTAACACAGTATGATAGTGACTTTCTTTCTGGTGATATCGTAACGGGACTCTGGACAGAGTCACGTACAACAAACTTTGAAGATGCAGACGGCTTCTTGAGAACATCTTATTATGCTTTTGATATTTCAGGTGAAAATTTAACAAATGTTAAGGGTATTGGTCATGAGACGTCACCAATAACAGTACCAGAGCCAGGTACGATAGCATTATTAAGTTTAGCGTTGCTAGGGTTTACAACGCGTAAAAAGTTGACGAAATAGTGAGAACCTAGAAGTGCTAGAGCCTACCCGTAATGAGGTAGGCTCATATTGAAGGGTTATTTAGGCTCTTTTATCATCCACTTAAACATCATACCTACGCTTGGCTCTTTGCCATACATAGTCATACCCATTTTAAACATTCTCGCTGCACCAGATCTCAGCCATGCCGCAAGCGCAATACCTAATGCCAACGATAACAGGGTATGCCATAACGGTACATCGATTAGCGACATTTTTACTGGCATAGCAACAAATGAGGTTAATGGTAGAAAACTTAATAAGCTCATTGCCCAACCAGACGCGTCATCCATTGTCATAAAGACTAATGCAACAGGTAATAATGGTAATAACATCATACTAGTTTTAGCACTATGATTAGGATCATCAATCGCAGCCGCAACAGCGGCGATAAATGCAGTACTGATGTAAATACCCAACAGAGAGAAGATAAACAGCCACGGAATAAACGACCAATCAATCATTGCAAGGTCGATACTTTGATCGTTAATCACTACAGCCATAAAAGCATAACCAATCAAACCTGTAAAGCCTGCGGTGACCATCGCTTTAATTGCATGAAGTAGCTGACCTAAAATCTTCCCGTCGATCCAACTTTGTGCGCTAATACAAGAGTAGAGTTGCTCTGTAACCCGTTGTTGTTTTTCACCGGTTATGCTTGCGAATAGCTGTCCAAAGGAGGTAAAAATACCGACAGCCATGAGTACTATCATGACTATTGCAATGGTATCGCTAACTTCGTCTTCAGATTTAATTGCTTGATCAGCATATTGCTGCGTTATGGAAACAGGTGTTTGTAGTAATAATAACTGGCTAGGCTGTAAGTTTAATTGCTGAGCAACTGTTTG containing:
- a CDS encoding DVUA0089 family protein, which produces MKKFISTAAALLMSLTANATLITESFTGNFDNDESRFYISFDVTTDNSLIELTSLGYAGGVNAEGTTIADGGFDSQLFVFNSLGNQLAADDDSSAIVSASSNNSWDAFISITLDAGSYFAVLTQYDSDFLSGDIVTGLWTESRTTNFEDADGFLRTSYYAFDISGENLTNVKGIGHETSPITVPEPGTIALLSLALLGFTTRKKLTK
- a CDS encoding ABC transporter permease; this translates as MKPNKSKQVWLVTCWEFMHFFKWKQELISKLIMIAIAVVVYFWQVVKNDDVTIYQIALASPNITLQSAGQFNFEYVENNSLSAYELLRQEESKYDAVIAINTDNSDEQQQLILTVNDKQSWHNNLNTEILNQYRQTVAQQLNLQPSQLLLLQTPVSITQQYADQAIKSEDEVSDTIAIVMIVLMAVGIFTSFGQLFASITGEKQQRVTEQLYSCISAQSWIDGKILGQLLHAIKAMVTAGFTGLIGYAFMAVVINDQSIDLAMIDWSFIPWLFIFSLLGIYISTAFIAAVAAAIDDPNHSAKTSMMLLPLLPVALVFMTMDDASGWAMSLLSFLPLTSFVAMPVKMSLIDVPLWHTLLSLALGIALAAWLRSGAARMFKMGMTMYGKEPSVGMMFKWMIKEPK